The DNA sequence CGATAGTTTTGCCCCCATTTTATGGGTGAAGTGGTCGATAAACGCCTCAAGAGGAACATCCTTGAAAAAATGAGCCAGTGCTCCAAGGATGGGGGTGTTAGGCCGGTTCTGGCCAAATTCCTCGAGGGTGATCTTGGTTGCGTCGACGGCCATGACCTTTGTCGAATCCTTCAGCTTCAGTTTCTTCTTGAGCTCCGCGGGCGATTCCGGTGAGTTGATCAGGTACAGGGTGGTATCCTTGCCGCCCTCGGTAGGTTTGACCGCATCGATCAGCGTGGGATCGATCAGGACCACGACGTCCGGCGTGAGGACTCCGGATCGGTCCCTGATGGGTTCGTCCCCCACCCGGTTGAAGGCTTTCATGGGCGCTCCCTGACGCTCTGCTCCGTACTCGGGGAAGGACTGGGTGTGCTTGCCGGCCTCGAAAAGTACTTCGGCGAGGATGGCTGACCCCGTCTTTGCTCCCTGTCCTCCCCTTCCGTGCCATCGAACTTCGATGACTTCTGACATTAGTACCCCTCCTTCTTGGAAGATGCGTTGAACGGTTAATTGCGGGTAATTCCAAAGACGCCTAAAATAATAACAGGGAGAGGGAATCACTTCCCCCGTTGAGAGGTTCCACTCCCTGGTAACAAGGAAAAGCGGATAAAGCGCTGAATCTCCAAGAAAAATGATTCTAAGGAATCATCGCGTGGAATAGGCTCTTCAGAATTATCTGTACATTGCATGTATATTGTATGTAGGCGCAACCTG is a window from the Thermovirga sp. genome containing:
- a CDS encoding pyruvate synthase; the protein is MSEVIEVRWHGRGGQGAKTGSAILAEVLFEAGKHTQSFPEYGAERQGAPMKAFNRVGDEPIRDRSGVLTPDVVVLIDPTLIDAVKPTEGGKDTTLYLINSPESPAELKKKLKLKDSTKVMAVDATKITLEEFGQNRPNTPILGALAHFFKDVPLEAFIDHFTHKMGAKLSEKILKANQNSIRRGYEEVQQG